The sequence CCGCGGACCAGGTGGACGTCCGCCGGTGCGGCCTCGGGCGCCCGAACGAGGTCGAGCGGGGTGGGCGGAATCGCGACCGTGACCCGGCCGTAGAACCTTCCGAGTTCCTCGGCGAGCCGCGAGGTCGCCGCGGTGTCCAGCGACCGGTCCGCGACGAACACGAGCGGGACCTCGAGCCGGACGGGGCCGTTCGGCGCGTGGCACACCACCGGGAACAGGAGGGGCTGCCCGGCCGAGGCCATGGGCCGGAAGTAGGTGTCCCTGCGTTGGCCGTCCCCGGCATCGAAGCTCTGCCAGTCGGGGTGCTCGAGCTCGGTGAAGACGGTTCGGGAGATCTCCACCTCGTCGAATGGGAACCGGCGGCGGATGGCCGGGTCCTGAGACCGGCCGCGTACCGGCTCGACGACTGTGAGCTGGTACGCGTGGCGAAGCACCGCGACCTGCTCGGCCGCATCGAAGGCGCGCACCACCGACTTCTCGTAGGTGGCCCGGTGCCCGAACGGGTAGAGGTAGCCGCGGGCGAGGAAGCGAACGGACATGTCCCGGCCGAGTACGGCGCTGTGGTCCCATTCCGCCTCCGGCCAGCGTCCGGAGGCCACGAGGGAGCCCCCGAGCGCGCTCAGCTCGAACAGGCCTGACCGCGCCGGCGCCTCGCCCGTCAGCTCGGCAAGGGACTGCCGGGCGAACCGGTCGAGCGCTGGCACGAAGTCCGGAGGGTCGCCCATGCCTGCCGCCGTCTCGTCCACCACCACGAGCTCCACCCCCGAGCCGGGCTCGGAAGCGTGCAACCGGGTACGCCATAGCGGGTTGGTCTCATCCGGGATCGTGCCGACAGGGTGGCCTGCCCGCAGCGGGTGTCCGCCCTGGGCCTGGGGGCGTACCTTCAGCCGCCACGGCAGCTCAACGACGCTACCGGCGTCGACGGCGAGCTCGCCGGCGGCCCGGATCAGGCCCTCCACGGTGAGTTCGACCCTGTTCCCGGCCGGCACGACGAACCGCAGCGCGCTCGACCCGGACAGCCGCGCCCGCCGCCGCCCGGCGGCCCCGGCGGTCTCGGCGATCGTCTCCTCGGCCAGGTGCTGTGGCGGAAACCAGAGCGTGAGAACCCCGCCACCCGGGTCGGCGACCAGCGCCGCCCGTCCGCCGGTGACGGTCATGCCGGACCACTCCACCCCCAGCAGCAGGTGGTCCGTCGGCCGCGCCACCAACGCCCTGATCATCGCCCCGTCCCCGTCACATCACCCCTCATCTCACAAGGTGACTCCGAGCGCGGCCGCCACCGCCGGGAAGCCACAGGCGTAACCGGTGGTGTTATCGCCCGCGTGGTGAGACCGCCACGGGTGTCGTGGCGGCCGACCTGGTGGCCGCCGAGCACGGGATCGTGCCGGTCGGCGTCCGGGATCACGGGTGTGGTCTCCAGGTACGGCACGCCGCCGGGAGACTCCGGCAGCCCTGCGGGCGGCTCGTCGGAATGCGATACCAGGATGCGCACGGTCAAGACACCGGCTTCATCCAGGCCGATATCGAGTCCTTTCACCCCGCCGAGGGGGAACAGGTCGGCACCGCCGTCGGCAAGCGCGCGCAGCATCCCGGCAGACAACTCCATGTGCCACCTCCTGGAGGAGTTCGCTCCTCAGCCGCACGGACGGCTGCATCGCGGGCGACATACTGCGCGTGGGCGGAAACCCAACTCGTACAGGCCAGACTCCGGAGTGGCGATCCTGGAGTCAAGACGCGCAAAGCGCGTCATGGCGTTTAGGCCACACATGGCCTCACGTCGGGCGCCCCACGGTCCGGGCAGCACGATAAAGGCGTGCGCAGCGAAGGGAGTCCGCCTTTGCTGGTCGTACTGTGCCATCCCTCGGATGTGTTGCCAGAAGAGGGCGAGCGCGACCGCTGGCTCAACTTCTTCCACCCAGAAGGCAGGGATCCCGGCAACGTGATCGGCTACTTGACCGACGTCTCCCTCGGGCGATACGACTCCTCGACCCTCCTGGTGACGGACTGGCTGGACATCGGGCACAACGCCGCCGAGGCGGCCGCCGTCGGCGGAATCCCCCCAGCGCCGGCTTCTCGGCGACTGGGGAGGACCTTTTGACCGAGTGGCTCAGAAGACCAGTCGATCAGGGGCGATGGAAGTCGATCGGGGAGCCTCCCACCTGCGAAAACGTCCGGGGAAGTTGTGGCGGGCCCAGATGGGGCCGGCCACGGTGGCTCCCTGATTGGCTCCCCAGAGCCCCGGCCTAAGGCCAACTGCCATGCTCTTCGGAGACGGACGCTGTGGGCGAGGAGGTCCTGATGCCCGGCTTGCGGAACGTGGTCGCAGCGCAGGCACAGCCACTACGAGCGGCGCCTATCCGACACGGCGGCCGGTCGGCAGGAGGTGCTGATCCATCTGCGGGTTCACCGGTTCCGGCGCGGCAACGACACCTGTGCCGGGCAGACCTTCGCCGAGCAGGTTTCCGGCCTGACGATCCGCTACGGCCGCCGCAGCATCGGGGCCGGCGAGGCATTGCAAGCGATCATGCTGGTCACAGAGGAGCGCCGCGAGGCGGCGCAGGGCTCACCGACGCCCAGGTGCGACTACCGGCGCGTGGGCCTACGTTCATGGCCCTATATGACCAAGTCGTGCAGCCGCCCATTCGGTGCTCGCATCGCGGCAGGAGAGTGTCTTCGCCCTCGGTCGTCGGCTTTGGCGTGTGGGACACCCACGGCTCCATCGCCCTGGACGTCGCGTCGATGATCTGCGCACCGGGGAACTGGGCGGTCAGCGAGGCCAAGGTGCGACGGCGGCTCGCAAGATGAATGGACACGGGACATCCCCTACTGACGACCTTCCCGGCATCGTCGACGGCTCTGACATTGCCGGAGCCGACCTCCCCCTTCTTCGGGCCCGCGCCTTGATCTCAAGTGTGGTCGAGGTTGCATGCTTGGGTCCTCATCGGTGAACGGCTATAGGGGTGGTCGGTGTGCGGGTGGTTCAGGCGCTGCGGTTCGGGGGTCCGGAGGTGCTGGTGCCCGGTGAGGCGCCGGATCCGGTGGCGGGGGCGGGCCAGGTCGTGGTCGATGTGGCGGTTGCGGGTATGACGTTCGTCGAGACGCAGATCCGGCGTGGTGTCGATAAGTGGCACACCAGGCCGTCGTTGCCGTACGTGCCGGGTGGTCTGGTGGCCGGTCGTGTGAGCTCGGTCGGGGCGCGGGTGGATCCGGCTTGGCTCGGGCGCCGGGTCATCGCCGGTACCGGAGAGGCCGGCGGGTTCGCCGAGCGTGCCGTAGCGAAGGTCGAGGAACTGTTTCCGGTGCCGGACGGGCTGGGCCTGCCGGAGGCCATCGCCCTGCACAGCGACGGCAGCACCGCGCAGGGCCTGACCGAGACAGCCCGAATCGGCCCCGGTGATTGGGTGTTGGTCGAAGCGGCGGCCGGCGGCGTCGGCAGCCTGCTGGTGCAACTTGCCCGTGCGGCGGGAGCTCGGGTCCTCGGGGCTGCCCGGGGAGCGCGCAAGCTCGACCTGATTCGCGAACTGGGCGCCGACGCCGCAGTCGACTATTCCGAGCCGGCCTGGACCAAGCGGGTGCTCGAAGCGACCGATGGTGCGGGACCGGACGTGGTGTTCGACGGCGTCGGCGGACGGATCGGGCGGGCCGCGTTCGAGGTGACGGCTCGCGGCGGCCGGTTCTCGGTGCACGGAGCCTCCAGCGGCGAGGTCACGCTCATCGACTCTGCCGACGCCCGGTCCAGGGGAGTGGACGTGATCGGCATCGAGCAGCTCTTCGATTTCAGGCCGAACGTGGCGCGGTGGGCGGAGCAGATGATGTCCCAGGCCGCCGCCGGGCTCGTCCGGCCGGTCATCGGGCAGACCTTCCCGTTGGAACGAGCTGCCGAGGCGCACGCCGCGATCGAGAATCGCACCGCCATAGGGAAGACCCTGCTGATCATCTAAGGGCCGTTCCGAGAGCACCAGATCGCGGGGGGTATCTCCGGGCATGGAACCTACCCCCGCGGCCCTGCCCATCAAGCGCCCGTCCGTGAGTTCTCTTGGCCTCCCGGGTGCGTCAGTGCGGGGCGCTGGAGGTGGGCGGGGTGAGGGCGCGCAGGACGTGAGTGATGAGGGAGTGGAGGTAGGCCGGGTCGGGCATGCCGAGGTGGAGGGCCAGGCGCTGGTAGAGCGGGCCGTACAACAGGTCGAGTGCGACGTCCAGGTCGGCGTCGGGGTGCAGTTGGCCTGCGTCCTGGGCTCGGCGGAGCCGTTCCTTGAACGTGGCGATGCGCGGCCGGATGATGCGTTCGCGCAGGTCACGGGCGAGGTCGGGGTCTTGCAGTGCCTCGGCGATCACTCCGGTGCCGGGCGAGTTATGCGGCGGGGTGAGTAGGCCGATGACCTCGGTGAGCCTGCTGTGCAGGTCGGCGGTCAGGTCGCCTGTGTCGGGCGGGGCGGCGGCGAGTACGGCGCCGATCCGACGACCCTGTTCGTCGCGGGCAGTTCGGCGGGCGGGCACATGGCGGGGCTGGCCGCGCTCACCCAGAACGACCCTGCCTTCCAGCCGGGCTTCGAGAACGCTGACACCTCCGCGACCGGCGTCATCCACCTGAACGGCTGGTACGGCCCGTATTTCGGCCAGGGCCCCGAGTCCTCGCCGCTGGCCCACATCACTGCGGACGCACCGCCGTTTCTCGTGGCCCATGGCGATCTGGACCCGATGGTGCCCGTGACCGACGCCCGGCACTTCGCCGACCAGCTACGCCAGACCTCGATCGCCCCCGTCGTCTACGCCGAACTGCGTGGTGGGAACCACGCCTTCGACCTGTACCACTCCTTCCGCTTCGAGGCGGTCGTCGATGCGATCGAGGGCTTCACCGCCTGGGTGAGATCCCGGGAGAGGACGCCCAAGCCCCACCGGAACACCGCCCTTGAGTAGACGCGGCAGCAGCCGAGCGGCCCCGGCGTGGGGGGCGCCGGACGCCCTGCGCCAGGGTCGTCTACGTGTCGGCCGCCTCCGCCGAGGCCGATCCGCATTCGTTCTGGGCAGTGGTCGAGCGCGCCGTCACCGCGTTCGGCCTGCCTGACCAGCGGCCGGCACGTCAAACAGACCTACGTGCTCAGCGACCCGGAGACGGTCACCCAGGCCGAGCAGGCGCGCATCACGGCTTGATACCGGCCGTCAGTTCTTTGGCTCCGCCGAAAGCCGCCGGCGTACGGACCTGCAGGCGGAGCGCTCTGACAACGGGTGGTGCGTCCAGGCCAGGGGAGACCGAGGCCAGGGCGGGGACGGCGTCCGGCGTGAACGCGACCGACCACGCGTCGCCGCGGGCCAGCTGGGTCGGCGCGATCTCCGCGACGCGGGGGATCGTAGTGGCCGTAGTGCGGTGGGCGATGCTGCGGAACGCCGGCCGGCCACTACGTGAACTGGCCGGACCCGACGGTTTTATGGGGGATGCGCCGCGCCCGGGACCGCGGTTCGTCAAACGCCCGGTCCTGGCCGACCAGGGCCGTGGCGGCTCTGCACGGAAGACCGCGCAGGGGACACCGAGCCCTCAGCTGACCGTGCGTTCCGCGTAAGGGCGCAAAGCCTTGCGCAGCTTGGCTGCGTTCGGCGCCTGGCCGATGACGGTCCGGCCGTCGAGCTTGACGCTCCCTGGGCACGCCTGGTCGCCGGGCACCTTGAAGCGGCCCAGCGGCCTGGCGGTCTTCGCCTCGTAGATCTCAAAGGTGTAGGAGGCCTCCAGGAGCGAGATCTTGGTTGTGTTCTTAGGTCGTGTGCGTCCCGAGAGTTGCCGATACAACCTCGCAACGGATTCGGAGACGTATTCGCAGACCCGGATCTCCCGCTTCCCGGCCCTGTCCTGGTGACCACAGGCGACGAGCTGGGCTTGCGCCTTCACGCCGGTATCGCTCACCTCATCGCTCGCCGCCCAGCGGGAGGGGAGAACGTCGGCATCTTCACCGGTGTTGGCGTCCACGAACATCAGTCTCACCGTATGCGGGCCCTTCCCCCGGTACGATTCCGCGCTCTCCTTGAAATATGTGTCGCTCCGCGCCTTACCGCCCGGCTCAGACGGGCAGAACCTGTCCACGGAGGCCGGGGAGGGCGGCTCCGGCGGAGGCGGATCGGCCATCATGCCGACCACCCCCACACCGCCAAAGATCACGATGATGCCAATGCCGAACGCCCACCACGCGATCCGATCAGACCTTCGCATGCACACGATTCTGAACGCTCGGCCCGCGCGCCTCCACCAGATCGCGCCGCCGCGCTGGTCCGGAGGCACTCGCCGCGGCGCGGGTTCGCGACCGCAACTCGGACGGCGGACATGACCCGCCTTGATGGCCGTTCTGGACGCGGCCCCGCGAAGCGAGTCGGCGGCTGCGCCCACCTCATCGAATGGGGCCGTGTACGGGCGGCGTGCCGCCGGCTCACACCGACGGCGGCGGTGTGAGCCGGCGAGCTCTCGAAGTCCGTGGCACTCTGCAGCCCACGCATGAGCGACTACGGGGACATGACTCTCCAGGAACTGATCGGCCAGCTGACCGGCGCGGACCTTGTGCTTGCCGAAAAAGTACGTCCGTGCAGGTGAGAGGGGTGATGTCCGGCGGATTGCAGCGTAGAGCTGGGAACTGCTGCGGGACAGGCCACGACACCGCCTCTGCCTCGACACCGCGCTCGCCTCGGGATGATGGGCAGTCGTGCTGTTGCGACTGGCCTACTTGACCGTGGCGAGCACGTTCACGGTGCTGCGTCTGCTTCCTATGACCGATCGGGAGAAGGACGCCGAGATCTTGGTGCTGCGGCATCAGATCACGGTGCTGGAGCGCCAAACGGACGGGACGAGGGTGAGGTTCGTCGGTACGGATCGAGCACTGCTCGTGGCGCTGCTGCACCGCTTGCCTCGTGGTGTACTGCTCCGGATGGGCTGCCCGTGCGGCCGGACACGGTCTTGCGCTGGCACCGGGACATGATCGCTGGCCGGCACGAACCCCGAGCTGGGGCTACCGGCGGGTGCATGGCGAGTTGCTGGTGCTCGGCGTCAAGGTGGCCGCCTCCACGGTCTGGGAGATCCTCAAGGGCGCCGGAGTCGATCCGGCACCCGAGCGTGCATCGACCACGTGGGTTAACTTCCTGCGCTCCCAGGCCGGGGCACTCCTGGCGTGTGACTTCCTGGAGACCGTCACGCTCACGGGTGCACGGATGTACGTGCTGGCGGTCATCGAGCACCACAGCCACCGGATCCGCGTTCTGGGTGCAACCGCCCATCCGACCGCGTCGTCGGTGCCACAGGGGCCAGGAATCTGGCCATGGACCGGGAGGACGCGGGTTGCCGGGCACGGTGCCTGATCCGTGACCGGGACGGCAAGTTCCCTGACTTGTTCGACACCGTTCTGGCCGATGCCGGCATCCAGACGGTGCTGACCGGGTGCGGATGCCGAGGACGAACGCGGTCATGGAGCCGTGGGTGCAGACCTGCCGCCGCGAACTCCTCGACCCGACTCTGATCTGGAACCAGCGGCACCTGCTCTACGCCCTCCGCGAGTTCGAGACCTTCTACAACGAGCACCGGCCCCACCAGGGCATCGCCACCGCCCGCCCGTTGAAGTCGCTGCCCTCACCGATCACCGAACTCGACGAGATCGCCCAGCTGAACATTCGAAGAAGTAAACGTCTGTGCGGCATCCTCAAGGAGTACCGGCATGCGGCTTGACCTTCGCGGACGCGGTTTTCGGCAAGCCCAGGCGCGCCAGGTGTTCTGCAGCGGCACGGTCCCCTCCGTGTTCCATCAGCGACGACAGGTATCCCAGCGCTTCGGGATCATCGTGGTCGGTGGCCGGATGGAACAGCAGTTGGGCCCGATGGTGGTCGCCTGCGGCGAACGCTGCCCGCGCGAGCCGGAGCACGTCGGGCGGCATCGCATGCCGTGCCGCAGCCCACAGCGTGGCTGGCGGAGAAATGTCGTGGCGCTCCGCGCGGCCGTGTTGTTCAAGGAAGTCGGCGAGCCGATAGAGACGATATTCCGCAGGTGGGTCGCCTGGGCGCGGCCGGTACAGCGTCAACGGTCCGGGCATGATGCGGTGCGGCGCAGTGAGGGCATCCAGCGCTGCAAGTACCAGCTGTCGTCGAGTTGGTCCCAGCCGTGTTCGGTGATGTAGCCGCGCGGCATGGTGACCTCGACCGCCTGCCCCAGCGCCCGTGCCGCTCGATGCCGATCAAGGGTTTCGTCGTGGTGTTCACGGCGGTGCCGCTCGACGGTGCTGTGCGGCAACTCCGTCAGCGTCCGCCAGTACTCCGGCCACATGGACCCCAGCACCAGGATCGGCCCTCGAGCCGGGGCGACCAGCGCGGACCGCCTCCCAGCATGCCCGGCTCTTACCGGTGGAAGAGTCACCCAACCACGATGACCATCCGGCTGGACTGGGCGGCGGCAGCGACCTCACGACGAAGCCGTTCGTCGACTTCCTCCCGCGGCAGGTAGGCCGGTAGCACCGGCACGGCGGCCGACGCGCCCCCCGAGACGGCCTGAGGTGCCCGACGGCAAGGAGGCCGAAACGACTCCCATCAGAACACCCAGCCCGCCCAGGCAGGTCGCGGTCAACGCTGCCGCCGGCGCATTGCGCAGTAGTGCGGTGGCGACGCCGGCGGTGACGCCCAGGGTGCCCAGGACGCCCGCCACGACGGTCACAATGCCCGCGGCCACGTTGATCAACTACCCCAAGGAGGCGGTGAGGTGAGGGCTCATCCCATCCAGCGTCGTCACCACGGGCGGGATCGGCTGGAACGTCGCCTGCCCGCCAATGAACGCGCCTTCACGGACGCCCCTGCACTTGCCTATCGCGGGCACTGAGGTGATCCGTTGAGCGAAGCGGCCGGTTGTGGACGCTCGCGTGTGGGCGAAGCCGCGCTCTTCCTCTCCGCCCGGCTTGATGATGTTCATGGCGATGCTTTGCCGGGATGTCGGGGAGGAGCGGATTGCGTGGACGATAGCGAGACCATCGAGTTGGAACTTCCAGATGGTGGAAGTGTCCTCGTCCGGCCTGAACGTGTGGACGATGGAACAGGTTCGACATCCCGGAGCTGGTTCGCATCGCCCAGGAACGGCCCGAGGTCCAGGTGACGACCGCCGACGGGCCGGACCGTGTGAGCGTCCGCGGCGGACGAGTCCGCTGCGCCGCCTTCCCGGTCATCGTCCTCACCAGCAACGGCGAGCGCGAATTCCCGCCCGCCTTCCTGCGCCGCTGTGTGCCGCTGACCATCTCTCCGCCGACCCGCCGGCAGCTCGCCGACATCGTCCGCGCGCGGCTCGGCGAGGAAATGCAGGAGACGAGCGGCGCTCTGCTCCAGGAGTTCGTCGACCGCCGGAAGGACGGCCACGAACTGGCCACCGACCAGCTGCTCAACGCCGTTTACTTCCGGTTCGAGGCGGTGCGCCGGCAGGGCGGCGGGATCGAGGAGGTCGCCGAGAAGCTCATGGAGCATCTGCGGACGGCCACGGACTGACTATGGGGTCCATTGAAGATCTCCTGGCCGTGCTGGACGCGCTGGGCGTCCGAGCGACCGACAGCGAGGTCATCGAGACGCTGTGGCTGGCCGAACAGATGGGCGCGGCCGCTTCCGCTCCTGCGCCGGCCTCCGCCGAGGAACGGCCCACGCCGCCAGAGCACCCAGGTCCCGCGCCGGGGGCGTCCCCGTCTCCTCTGCCGCTCGGCCCGCCTCGCGGACCGCACCATCAGGAACACCGTGTCTCTCTCTATCCTCCCGAACCCGTGGCGGCACCGGCACAGGACGCTCCCCGCAGCGCGATCGCCGCGCCCGCGCCTGCCGTCTCGCCGCTGCCGCACGGTCTGGACATCATGCGGGCGCTGCGCCCGCTGAGACGCCGCTTCCCTTCCGAGCGCGCCCTCGTCCTGGACGAGGACGCAACCGCCGACCGCGTCGCCGACGAGAACATCGTGATACCGGTTCTCGTCCCGGAGCGGCAGCGCTGGCTCAGCCTCGCCCTGGTCATCGATGCCGGGCCGTCCATGGCGGTGTGGCGGTCGACGGCCGGGGAACTGCGCAGGCTTCTGGAGCGGCTCGGCGCCTTCCGCGACATCCGGGTGTGGCATCTGCGGAGGTCGGCCGGCGGCGAGCTGGGACTGCACGCGGAGTCCCGTACGCGTGCGGCGCCACGCAGCCCCAAACAGATCATCGATCCGTCCGGACGGCAGCTGACCCTGGTGGTGAGCGACTGCGTCGACGGCATCTGGCACGACGGCGAGGCGCTCAAAGCGCTCGACCTGTGGGCACGCCGCGGCCCACTGGCGCTGCTGCAGCCGTTCCCGCAACGCCTCTGGAAACGCACCGGCCTTTCCGCCGGTCCGGCACGCCTGCACAGCGCCGCGGCGGGCGCGCCCAACCTCCGTCTCATCGCGGAGAGCCGCGGCCGCCGTCCGGGCGCGATGGCCCGGCAGGGCGTTCCCGTCCCGGTCCTGGAAATCGAACCCGAGTGGCTCGCCCCCTGGGCACGGCTGCTCAGCGGCGATGCGCCGGGCGGCATCGACGGCATGGTCGTCTGGACGCGGCCGGCAAGGCCGGGCACCGCGTCTCCGGACGCCCCGCGGGACGGGCGGGAGCCCGTCCCGCTCCCCGGTGACCGGGACGCCGAACCGGCCGAGAGGGTCGCGGCGTTCCGCGCCGCATCCCCGCAGGCGTACCGGCTGGCCGGCTACCTGTCGGCCGTCCCGCTGACCCTCCCGATCATGCGTCTGGTCCAGCAGGTGATGCTTCCGGGCAGCCGGCCGTCCCATCTGGCGGAGGTGTTCGACAGCGGGCTGCTGCGGATCGTCGGTGAACCGGCGGCCGACCCCGAGGAGACCCGCTACGCGTTCGACGACGGCGTCGCCGAGGTGCTGCAAGGGACCCTCCGCCGCTCCGATGCCGTCCGGATCGTCGAGGGGGTCAACGCGTTCATCGAGGCGCGGCTCGGCCATCCCCGCGCCACCGGGGCACTGCTGGCGTTGCCCGGCGCGGTCGGCGACCAGGCACTAGCGCCCTCGAGCGAACCGTTCGCCGCCTTCTCCGCCGAGTTCCTGAGACGCCTGGGCGGCGACTACGCGGACCTGGCCGCGGCGCCCTCACCGCCCTCGGTCCCTGAGCCGGTCGCACCCATGGCGCCGTCGTCCACCGGACGCTGGGGCGACCGTCCGCTCAGCCAGCGATGGGTGCGGGCACCGCGATCGTCGATCGAGCATGTGGACGCGGTAGTCGTCGGGTCCGGGTTCGGGGGCTCGGTGGCGGCGTACCGGTTGGCCGAGGCCGGGCAGTCGGTCGTCCTGCTGGAACGCGGCCGGCCGTACCCGCCGGGTGGCTTCCCTCGTTCGCCGGCGCAGATGGGGCGGGCGTTCTGGGACCCCGCCGAGGGCCTCTACGGCATGTACGACGTGTGGGGCTTCAAGGGCTTCGACTCGGTCGTGGCGGCCGGACTCGGCGGCGGCTCGCTGATCTACGCCAACGTGTTGCTGCGCAAGGACGAGCACTGGTTCGTCAACGACCGGCCATCCGGCGGCTACGAGCCGTGGCCGGTGACGAGAGCCGACCTCGACCCGCACTACGACGTCGTCGAACGGATGCTCGGCGCTACTCCGTATCCCTTCGATAGCGGGCCGTACGACGACACACCGAAAACGCGCGCCATGCAGGACGCCGCAGCCGAACTCGGCCTGAGCCACACCTTGCCGCCGCTTGCGGTGAGTTTCGCGCCGCGGCCGGGCGCCGCGCCGGGCATCGGCCTGCCGATCGCCGAAACCGGTTACGGCGACATTCACGGCGTGCCCCGGCGCACCTGCACCCTGTGCGGGGAATGCATCATTGGCTGCAATCAAGGCTCGAAAAACACGCTCGATTTCACCTATCTGTCGGCCGCCGCGTACTACGGCGCCGACATCCGGACCACCTGTGAAGTGAAGGGGATCCGGCCACGGCCTGGCGGCGGGTACGAAGTCGACTACGTTCATCACACCGACCTGAACGTCAAGAAGCGCCGTCCACCGGTGACCACGATCTCCTGCGACCGCCTGATCCTGGGAGCTGGCGCGTTCGGGACGACGTTCCTGCTGCTCAAGTCCCGGGCAGCGTTCCCCGGGTTGAGCAAGGCGGTGGGGACGCGCTTCAGCGGCAACGGTGACCTTCTGACCTTCCTGCAGCGAACGAGGGACGGCGACGGCGTCCGCCAGCTGGACGCCTCCCGCGGCCCGACCATCACCAGCGCGATCCGGCTGCCAGACGAGCTGGACGGCGAGGATGGCGGCGTGGCCGGCACCGGGCACGGCGCGTACATCGAGGACGGCGGCTACCCCGCGTTCAGCACCTGGATAATGCAAGCCTCAGACCCCGTCGGCAGCCAGATTGAGCGCGCGGTGAAATACACGTGGGCCCGCTTCACCGACTCCTTTCGCGACGCCCCGGACACCCATCTGTCCCGACTACTCTCAGACCTGATCGGAACCGGCGCGCTCACCGTCGGTTCGCTACCCCTGCTCGGAATGGGCCGCGCCACTCCCGACGGTGCACTCCGCCTCAAGAACGGTAGGCTCGACGTCGACCTGGACGCGGCGGGCGACGTCGATCATTTCGTGCGCTTGCGCAGAACGATGCAGATGATGGCGGATGTGCTCGGCGCCTCCTACGCCGATAACCCCATGTGGTTCCGCAAGCGCGTCATGACCATCCATCCGCTCGGCGGGGCACCGATGGGCGCCCATCCCGGTGAGGGAGTATGTGACGCCTACGGGGAAGTATTCGGATTCCCCGGGCTGTACGTCGCCGACGGCGCGGCAATGCCCGGATCAGTAGGCGCGAACCCCGCTTTGACGATCGCCGCGCATGCGGACCGCATGAGCACCCGCATCCTGGAAGGGGCGCCTGCCCAGTCTGCCTCACCGACCAGGAAAATGAACGTTCGTGAAACCACGTTGCCTGTCGACGCCGCCACGATCGCACGCGGACCCAATACCCAAGCGTCCGCCCGCACGCCCCTGTCATTCGTCGAAGAAATGCAGGGCTTCTTCGCCTACGACGTCTCCGACCCCAGGACCGGTGAGTTGGCGGATACGCGCGAGCCCTTGTCCTTCCGCGTCACCATCACCGCGGACGACGCGGTGAGGTTCCTCGAAGACCCCCACTACACCGCACGGGTCGAGGGTTGGATCGAAACCGGGAGCGGCGGACGGGCGGCCATCGAAAGAGGCACCTACAAGGTGGTCGTCTCGTCACAAGGTGAGAGTGGCCCTCGCTTAACGACTTACCGGCTCCACTACAACGGCAACGGCCGCCCCCAGACGCTAGTCGGGCACAAGGACGTTCACCACGGCTCGCCGACGAAGATTTGGCCCGACACCTCCACTCTGCATGTGCGGATACTTGATGGCCACGTCTCCGAGGAGGAGGAGACGGGTTCGCTTGTCAAGGGCGCAGGTGTCCTGCACATCCAACTCACCGATTTCGCGCGCACCCTGGCCACGATGCGCTCCAGCGGTCCCCAGGGCGCCGATATCCTGACGCGCGCCGGTCGCCTCCTCTTCGGTGAACTCTGGGAGATCTACGGTCCGAGCTAAAGGCCGCCCCGTAATGGTGGAGAAGGGTGGTTGGGCGTGCTTCCGGTGAGCTGCCGGTCCACGGCAAGGCCCGTCCGAGTCGGGTGCGGGCCGACAAGGC is a genomic window of Actinomadura citrea containing:
- a CDS encoding zinc-binding dehydrogenase — its product is MRVVQALRFGGPEVLVPGEAPDPVAGAGQVVVDVAVAGMTFVETQIRRGVDKWHTRPSLPYVPGGLVAGRVSSVGARVDPAWLGRRVIAGTGEAGGFAERAVAKVEELFPVPDGLGLPEAIALHSDGSTAQGLTETARIGPGDWVLVEAAAGGVGSLLVQLARAAGARVLGAARGARKLDLIRELGADAAVDYSEPAWTKRVLEATDGAGPDVVFDGVGGRIGRAAFEVTARGGRFSVHGASSGEVTLIDSADARSRGVDVIGIEQLFDFRPNVARWAEQMMSQAAAGLVRPVIGQTFPLERAAEAHAAIENRTAIGKTLLII
- a CDS encoding TetR-like C-terminal domain-containing protein encodes the protein MPARRTARDEQGRRIGAVLAAAPPDTGDLTADLHSRLTEVIGLLTPPHNSPGTGVIAEALQDPDLARDLRERIIRPRIATFKERLRRAQDAGQLHPDADLDVALDLLYGPLYQRLALHLGMPDPAYLHSLITHVLRALTPPTSSAPH
- a CDS encoding alpha/beta hydrolase codes for the protein MQVGGQVACVGRGGGEYGADPTTLFVAGSSAGGHMAGLAALTQNDPAFQPGFENADTSATGVIHLNGWYGPYFGQGPESSPLAHITADAPPFLVAHGDLDPMVPVTDARHFADQLRQTSIAPVVYAELRGGNHAFDLYHSFRFEAVVDAIEGFTAWVRSRERTPKPHRNTALE
- a CDS encoding integrase core domain-containing protein; translated protein: MPRTNAVMEPWVQTCRRELLDPTLIWNQRHLLYALREFETFYNEHRPHQGIATARPLKSLPSPITELDEIAQLNIRRSKRLCGILKEYRHAA
- a CDS encoding GMC family oxidoreductase, coding for MGSIEDLLAVLDALGVRATDSEVIETLWLAEQMGAAASAPAPASAEERPTPPEHPGPAPGASPSPLPLGPPRGPHHQEHRVSLYPPEPVAAPAQDAPRSAIAAPAPAVSPLPHGLDIMRALRPLRRRFPSERALVLDEDATADRVADENIVIPVLVPERQRWLSLALVIDAGPSMAVWRSTAGELRRLLERLGAFRDIRVWHLRRSAGGELGLHAESRTRAAPRSPKQIIDPSGRQLTLVVSDCVDGIWHDGEALKALDLWARRGPLALLQPFPQRLWKRTGLSAGPARLHSAAAGAPNLRLIAESRGRRPGAMARQGVPVPVLEIEPEWLAPWARLLSGDAPGGIDGMVVWTRPARPGTASPDAPRDGREPVPLPGDRDAEPAERVAAFRAASPQAYRLAGYLSAVPLTLPIMRLVQQVMLPGSRPSHLAEVFDSGLLRIVGEPAADPEETRYAFDDGVAEVLQGTLRRSDAVRIVEGVNAFIEARLGHPRATGALLALPGAVGDQALAPSSEPFAAFSAEFLRRLGGDYADLAAAPSPPSVPEPVAPMAPSSTGRWGDRPLSQRWVRAPRSSIEHVDAVVVGSGFGGSVAAYRLAEAGQSVVLLERGRPYPPGGFPRSPAQMGRAFWDPAEGLYGMYDVWGFKGFDSVVAAGLGGGSLIYANVLLRKDEHWFVNDRPSGGYEPWPVTRADLDPHYDVVERMLGATPYPFDSGPYDDTPKTRAMQDAAAELGLSHTLPPLAVSFAPRPGAAPGIGLPIAETGYGDIHGVPRRTCTLCGECIIGCNQGSKNTLDFTYLSAAAYYGADIRTTCEVKGIRPRPGGGYEVDYVHHTDLNVKKRRPPVTTISCDRLILGAGAFGTTFLLLKSRAAFPGLSKAVGTRFSGNGDLLTFLQRTRDGDGVRQLDASRGPTITSAIRLPDELDGEDGGVAGTGHGAYIEDGGYPAFSTWIMQASDPVGSQIERAVKYTWARFTDSFRDAPDTHLSRLLSDLIGTGALTVGSLPLLGMGRATPDGALRLKNGRLDVDLDAAGDVDHFVRLRRTMQMMADVLGASYADNPMWFRKRVMTIHPLGGAPMGAHPGEGVCDAYGEVFGFPGLYVADGAAMPGSVGANPALTIAAHADRMSTRILEGAPAQSASPTRKMNVRETTLPVDAATIARGPNTQASARTPLSFVEEMQGFFAYDVSDPRTGELADTREPLSFRVTITADDAVRFLEDPHYTARVEGWIETGSGGRAAIERGTYKVVVSSQGESGPRLTTYRLHYNGNGRPQTLVGHKDVHHGSPTKIWPDTSTLHVRILDGHVSEEEETGSLVKGAGVLHIQLTDFARTLATMRSSGPQGADILTRAGRLLFGELWEIYGPS